A DNA window from Halomicrobium mukohataei DSM 12286 contains the following coding sequences:
- a CDS encoding HTH domain-containing protein, whose amino-acid sequence MDQSHDRQLRAELYLRGDTYGTYDAQRDVLQRVHELETENVIDESSVADEWQRIRTLNEDRRDGALATYDEFAAWAQRNDYALEPAFERRARSYVGLSRVDDVVVFPVVSLAIYERDRLQAVFPCSDGERNYRVQDCLDAFERGDERWLTQFDTVTVDRTAPRLEPGLDA is encoded by the coding sequence ATGGACCAGAGCCACGACCGGCAGCTGCGGGCGGAGCTGTATCTACGGGGGGACACCTACGGGACCTACGACGCCCAGCGGGACGTGTTACAGCGGGTCCACGAACTCGAAACCGAGAACGTGATCGACGAGTCGAGCGTCGCCGACGAGTGGCAGCGCATCCGGACCCTGAACGAGGATCGCCGCGACGGCGCACTTGCCACCTACGACGAGTTCGCGGCCTGGGCACAGCGAAACGACTACGCGCTAGAGCCCGCGTTCGAACGACGGGCGCGGTCCTACGTCGGCCTCAGTCGGGTCGACGACGTCGTCGTCTTCCCGGTCGTCTCGCTGGCGATCTACGAGCGCGACCGGCTCCAGGCGGTCTTTCCGTGCTCGGACGGCGAGCGAAACTACCGCGTCCAGGACTGCCTGGACGCGTTCGAACGCGGCGACGAGCGGTGGCTCACGCAGTTCGACACGGTGACCGTCGACCGCACCGCGCCGCGGCTCGAACCGGGACTGGACGCCTGA